In one Candidatus Planktophila vernalis genomic region, the following are encoded:
- the rplD gene encoding 50S ribosomal protein L4: MALTLEVKNTEGKKVGSVDLPAEIFDAQTNVPLIHQVVTAQLAAARQGTQKAKNRGETSGSGKKPFKQKGTGRARQGSIRAPLQRGGGAAHAVRPRSYFQRTPKKMIAAALRGVLSDRQRNDRIHVLDSISSAPSTKAAIAAVRQFSERKNLLVVVSRTEDLAWRSLRNADDLHLLVPDQLNAYDILKSDDIVFSESAIKDFLAGPRKVAKAVARESEVNA, from the coding sequence ATGGCGCTTACTCTTGAAGTAAAAAACACCGAAGGTAAGAAGGTTGGATCTGTAGATCTACCAGCTGAGATCTTCGATGCACAGACAAACGTTCCGCTGATTCACCAAGTCGTAACAGCGCAATTAGCTGCTGCACGTCAAGGTACTCAAAAGGCTAAGAACCGTGGTGAAACATCTGGTTCAGGTAAGAAGCCTTTCAAGCAGAAGGGAACCGGACGCGCGCGTCAGGGTTCAATTCGTGCACCGTTGCAACGCGGTGGTGGTGCAGCACATGCTGTTCGCCCACGTTCATATTTCCAACGCACACCAAAGAAAATGATTGCTGCAGCTTTGCGCGGAGTTCTCTCTGATCGCCAACGCAATGATCGTATTCACGTGCTGGATTCAATCTCTTCAGCTCCTTCAACAAAGGCAGCTATTGCAGCAGTTCGTCAGTTCTCAGAGCGCAAGAATCTTCTTGTAGTTGTCTCTCGTACTGAAGATCTTGCATGGCGTTCACTTCGTAACGCAGATGACCTACATCTTCTTGTTCCAGATCAGTTGAACGCCTATGACATCCTAAAAAGCGATGACATCGTCTTCTCTGAAAGTGCGATCAAGGATTTCCTAGCTGGCCCACGTAAGGTGGCAAAGGCTGTTGCACGTGAGAGCGAGGTCAACGCATGA
- the rplW gene encoding 50S ribosomal protein L23 produces MKDYRDVLVAPVVSEKSYGLLDENKYTFIVSPDANKTEIKIAVEKVFGVKVLSVNTMNRQGKNKKTRFGDGKRKDTKRAIVQVAAGDRIDIFGGPVS; encoded by the coding sequence ATGAAAGATTACCGCGATGTACTAGTAGCACCTGTTGTCTCTGAAAAGAGCTACGGCCTGCTTGATGAAAACAAGTACACATTTATTGTTTCACCAGATGCTAATAAGACAGAGATCAAGATCGCTGTTGAAAAAGTCTTTGGTGTAAAGGTGCTTAGCGTTAACACCATGAACCGTCAGGGTAAGAACAAGAAGACCCGTTTCGGTGATGGAAAGCGTAAAGACACAAAGCGCGCAATTGTGCAGGTAGCAGCTGGCGACCGTATCGACATCTTCGGGGGACCGGTTTCCTAA
- the rplB gene encoding 50S ribosomal protein L2 yields MALRKLKPTTPGQRGASVPDFAEITRSTPEKSLVRPIHSKGGRNNAGRITVRHQGGGHKRAYRLIDFVRNDKDGVPAKVAHIEYDPNRTARIALLHYADGEKRYIIAPNKLEQGATVENGPKADIKPGNNLPLRNIPVGTTVHAIELRPGGGAKIARSAGASVQLVAKEGATAQLRMPSGEIRNVDVRCRATVGEVGNAEQGNINYGKAGRMRWKGKRPSVRGVVMNPVDHPHGGGEGKTSGGRHPVTPWGKPEGRTRKKKASDSMIVRRRKSNKKR; encoded by the coding sequence ATGGCACTTCGTAAATTAAAGCCAACGACCCCGGGTCAACGCGGCGCAAGCGTTCCAGATTTCGCTGAAATCACACGCTCTACTCCAGAAAAATCTTTGGTACGTCCAATCCACTCAAAGGGTGGTCGTAACAATGCAGGTCGCATCACTGTTCGTCACCAAGGTGGCGGTCACAAGCGTGCGTATCGTTTGATTGACTTTGTCCGTAACGATAAAGATGGTGTGCCAGCAAAGGTCGCTCACATTGAGTACGACCCAAACCGCACAGCACGTATCGCTCTACTGCACTATGCAGATGGAGAAAAGCGTTACATCATCGCTCCTAATAAATTAGAGCAGGGTGCAACAGTTGAAAACGGTCCAAAGGCAGATATCAAGCCAGGAAATAACCTGCCACTTCGCAATATTCCAGTAGGTACAACAGTTCACGCAATTGAACTTCGTCCAGGTGGAGGAGCAAAGATTGCTCGTTCAGCTGGTGCATCAGTTCAGCTTGTTGCTAAAGAAGGTGCAACTGCGCAGCTACGTATGCCATCTGGTGAAATTCGTAACGTGGATGTTCGTTGCCGCGCAACTGTTGGTGAAGTTGGAAACGCAGAACAAGGAAACATTAACTACGGAAAAGCAGGCCGTATGCGCTGGAAGGGCAAGCGCCCATCAGTTCGCGGTGTTGTTATGAACCCAGTAGATCACCCACACGGTGGTGGTGAAGGTAAAACTTCTGGTGGACGTCACCCAGTGACTCCATGGGGTAAGCCTGAAGGCCGCACTCGTAAGAAGAAAGCATCAGATTCAATGATCGTCCGTCGTCGCAAGTCGAATAAGAAGCGGTAG
- the rpsS gene encoding 30S ribosomal protein S19, producing MPRSLKKGPFVDGHLQKKVDAQNDANTKNVIKTWSRRSMIIPSMIGHTIAVHDGRKHIPVFITDAMVGHKLGEFSPTRTFRGHVKGDDRRATRA from the coding sequence ATGCCAAGAAGTCTCAAGAAGGGTCCATTCGTTGATGGACATCTACAAAAGAAGGTAGATGCACAAAACGATGCCAACACAAAGAACGTGATCAAGACCTGGTCACGTCGCTCAATGATCATTCCTTCAATGATTGGTCACACCATTGCAGTCCATGACGGACGCAAGCACATTCCTGTTTTCATTACTGACGCGATGGTCGGACACAAGCTTGGTGAGTTCTCACCAACTCGTACATTCCGCGGTCACGTTAAGGGCGACGATCGGAGAGCAACACGTGCCTAA
- the rplV gene encoding 50S ribosomal protein L22, with the protein MPNTTNNPLIARAILRDIRHTPQKARRVVDLVRGMRADEALSVLKFAPQSAGSDVFTLLNSAVANAKAQNPAIRDASELWVVEALVDEGRTMKRFRPRAQGRGFRILKRSSHISVAVSDVKAASKTMNKKGATK; encoded by the coding sequence GTGCCTAATACAACTAATAATCCTTTGATTGCTCGCGCAATTTTGCGCGACATTCGCCACACACCACAGAAGGCTCGTCGCGTTGTCGACTTGGTCCGTGGAATGCGCGCAGATGAAGCTCTCTCAGTTTTGAAGTTTGCTCCACAATCAGCTGGTTCTGATGTGTTCACACTTCTTAACTCTGCAGTTGCTAATGCAAAAGCGCAGAACCCAGCTATTCGTGATGCTTCAGAACTTTGGGTTGTTGAAGCTCTCGTTGATGAGGGTCGCACAATGAAGCGTTTTCGCCCACGTGCACAAGGTCGCGGTTTCCGTATCTTGAAGCGTTCATCACACATCTCAGTTGCAGTTAGCGATGTAAAAGCCGCTAGCAAGACTATGAACAAGAAGGGAGCGACCAAGTAA
- the rpsC gene encoding 30S ribosomal protein S3, whose translation MGQKVNPHGFRLGITTEFKSRWYADKLYKDYVKEDVEIRRLMQKGMERAGVSRIEIERTRDRVRIDLHTARPGIVIGRRGQEADILRQRLEKLTGKQVQLNILEVKNPEIDAQLVAQGIAEQLAARVSFRRAMKKSMQTAMKSGAQGIRVQCGGRLGGAEMSRSEFYREGRVPLHTLRADIDYGFYEAHTTFGRLGVKVWIYKGEIIGSRADRAATALAEARAPKPERRGPRNPRAPRGEVTVSHTAPTAEGAGN comes from the coding sequence ATGGGTCAAAAAGTAAACCCACACGGCTTCCGTCTCGGCATTACAACTGAATTTAAGTCACGTTGGTATGCAGACAAGTTGTACAAGGATTACGTCAAGGAAGATGTCGAAATCCGTCGCTTGATGCAGAAGGGTATGGAGCGCGCTGGTGTATCTCGAATTGAAATCGAGCGCACACGCGATCGCGTCCGTATCGATCTACACACTGCTCGTCCAGGAATTGTTATTGGCCGTCGTGGTCAAGAAGCAGACATCCTTCGTCAGCGTCTAGAGAAGCTAACAGGCAAGCAAGTTCAGCTCAACATTCTTGAAGTTAAGAACCCAGAAATCGACGCACAACTTGTTGCACAGGGAATTGCCGAGCAGCTTGCTGCACGTGTTTCTTTCCGTCGCGCAATGAAGAAGTCAATGCAGACCGCAATGAAGTCTGGCGCACAGGGCATTCGTGTTCAGTGCGGTGGTCGTCTAGGTGGCGCTGAAATGTCACGTTCTGAGTTCTATCGCGAAGGTCGCGTTCCATTGCACACACTTCGTGCCGATATTGATTATGGCTTCTATGAGGCACATACAACATTCGGTCGCTTGGGTGTAAAGGTATGGATCTACAAGGGCGAAATTATTGGTTCACGTGCAGATCGTGCAGCAACTGCTCTTGCAGAAGCACGCGCACCAAAGCCAGAGCGTCGCGGACCACGTAATCCACGTGCACCTCGCGGTGAAGTAACTGTTTCTCATACTGCACCAACTGCGGAAGGAGCTGGGAACTAA
- the rplP gene encoding 50S ribosomal protein L16: MLIPRRVKHRKQHHPSRSGAAKGGTAVAFGDFGLQALEPAYVTNRQIESARIAMTRYIKRGGKVWINIYPDRPLTKKPAETRMGSGKGSPEWWIANVKPGRVMFEISGVTEAIANEAMRLAMHKLPMKCRVVKREEA, encoded by the coding sequence ATGTTAATTCCACGTCGCGTTAAGCACCGTAAGCAGCACCACCCATCCCGTAGCGGAGCAGCAAAGGGCGGAACAGCAGTTGCATTCGGCGATTTTGGTTTGCAAGCTCTAGAGCCTGCTTACGTAACAAACCGTCAGATTGAATCTGCACGTATCGCAATGACTCGTTACATCAAGCGTGGTGGAAAGGTTTGGATCAATATTTATCCAGATCGTCCACTAACAAAGAAGCCTGCTGAAACTCGTATGGGTTCTGGTAAAGGCTCACCTGAATGGTGGATTGCAAACGTAAAGCCAGGGCGCGTTATGTTTGAAATCTCTGGTGTGACAGAAGCAATTGCAAATGAAGCAATGCGTCTTGCGATGCACAAGCTTCCAATGAAGTGTCGAGTAGTAAAGCGTGAGGAGGCATAA
- the rpmC gene encoding 50S ribosomal protein L29 has translation MAITTNEELRQLSAEELTGKVRELKEELFNLRFQAATGQLESHGRLSAVRKEIARVYTIVRERELGIGGAA, from the coding sequence GTGGCTATTACAACTAATGAAGAGCTACGCCAATTGTCAGCTGAAGAGTTAACAGGCAAGGTGCGCGAGTTGAAGGAAGAACTATTCAACCTTCGATTCCAAGCAGCTACTGGTCAACTTGAAAGCCACGGTCGCTTAAGCGCAGTGCGCAAAGAGATCGCACGTGTTTACACAATCGTTCGTGAACGCGAACTAGGAATCGGAGGAGCTGCGTAA
- the rpsQ gene encoding 30S ribosomal protein S17, whose product MTTSPADRSDRKVREGIVVSDKMDKTITVEVSNRVKHGMYSKVMSRSSKLKAHDEQNTAGMGDRVLIMETRPLSATKRWRLVEILEKAK is encoded by the coding sequence ATGACTACATCACCTGCAGACCGCAGCGACCGTAAGGTCCGTGAAGGAATTGTTGTGAGCGACAAGATGGATAAGACCATCACTGTTGAGGTATCAAATCGTGTGAAGCACGGTATGTACTCAAAGGTTATGTCTCGCTCTAGCAAGCTAAAAGCACATGACGAGCAGAACACTGCCGGCATGGGCGATCGTGTACTCATCATGGAAACTCGTCCACTCTCAGCAACAAAGCGCTGGCGTTTGGTCGAGATTCTCGAGAAGGCAAAGTAA
- the rplN gene encoding 50S ribosomal protein L14, whose translation MIQQESRLRVADNTGAKELLCIRVLGGSKRRYAGIGDIIVCSVKDAIPGGQVKKGEVVKAVIVRTVKERRRPDGSYIKFDENAAVILKADGEPRGTRIFGPVARELRDKKYMKIISLAPEVL comes from the coding sequence ATGATTCAACAAGAATCGCGCCTACGCGTTGCGGATAACACAGGAGCTAAAGAGCTTCTCTGTATTCGTGTGCTCGGTGGATCCAAGCGCCGTTATGCCGGTATCGGAGACATCATCGTCTGTTCTGTTAAGGATGCAATTCCTGGCGGACAAGTTAAGAAGGGTGAAGTCGTTAAGGCTGTCATCGTTCGTACAGTTAAAGAACGTCGTCGTCCAGACGGTTCTTACATCAAGTTTGATGAAAATGCCGCAGTGATCTTGAAGGCTGATGGCGAACCGCGTGGAACTCGTATCTTCGGACCGGTTGCACGCGAACTTCGCGATAAGAAGTACATGAAGATCATCTCGCTAGCACCGGAGGTGTTATAA
- the rplX gene encoding 50S ribosomal protein L24: MAKIKKDDTVLVIAGKDRGVTGKVLSVDGNRILVEGVNRQKRHTKESTGDRGVKVGGIITVEASIHISNVMVTDGDGKATRLGVRKDDEGKNVRVSRRTGKDI, translated from the coding sequence ATGGCCAAGATTAAGAAAGATGACACTGTTTTGGTTATCGCCGGAAAAGATCGCGGTGTAACTGGAAAAGTTCTATCTGTCGATGGAAACCGCATCCTTGTTGAAGGTGTTAACCGCCAAAAGCGTCACACCAAAGAATCAACTGGAGATCGCGGCGTCAAAGTTGGCGGAATCATCACTGTTGAAGCATCAATTCATATTTCAAATGTCATGGTCACTGATGGCGATGGCAAGGCAACTCGTCTTGGCGTTCGCAAGGATGACGAAGGCAAGAATGTTCGCGTTTCACGTCGCACCGGAAAGGACATCTAA
- the rplE gene encoding 50S ribosomal protein L5 yields the protein MSTALDVRLKAKYKSEIAPALKAEFGLKNVMQIPNLTKIVVNMGVGDAARDSKLIEGAIRDLATITGQKPQVTKSRKSIAQFKLRENQPIGAHVTMRGDRMWEFADRLLSISLPRIRDFRGLSPKQFDGKGNYTFGLTEQVVFPEIEQDKIDRPRGMDITIVTTAKNDEEGRALLKALGFPFKEA from the coding sequence ATGTCAACAGCGTTAGACGTACGTCTTAAGGCTAAGTACAAGAGCGAAATCGCTCCAGCACTTAAGGCCGAATTCGGATTAAAGAACGTGATGCAGATTCCAAACCTGACCAAGATTGTGGTCAACATGGGTGTGGGCGATGCAGCTCGCGATTCAAAGCTTATTGAAGGTGCAATCCGCGACCTAGCAACTATCACTGGCCAAAAGCCACAAGTTACTAAGTCACGTAAATCAATTGCGCAGTTCAAGCTTCGTGAGAATCAGCCAATCGGTGCGCACGTAACAATGCGCGGAGATCGTATGTGGGAGTTCGCAGATCGTTTGCTTTCAATCTCACTTCCACGTATCCGCGACTTCCGTGGTCTTTCACCAAAGCAGTTTGATGGAAAAGGAAACTACACATTCGGTCTAACCGAGCAGGTTGTATTCCCAGAAATCGAACAGGACAAGATCGATCGTCCACGCGGTATGGATATCACCATTGTTACTACAGCTAAGAACGATGAAGAAGGTCGCGCACTACTTAAGGCGCTCGGCTTTCCATTCAAGGAGGCATAA
- a CDS encoding type Z 30S ribosomal protein S14: MAKTSLKVKAARKPKFKVRGYTRCQRCGRPHSVYQKFGICRVCFREMAHRGELPGITKASW, encoded by the coding sequence ATGGCAAAGACATCACTGAAAGTTAAAGCAGCTCGCAAGCCAAAGTTCAAGGTTCGCGGCTATACCCGTTGCCAGCGTTGTGGTCGCCCACACTCTGTCTACCAAAAGTTTGGAATTTGTCGCGTGTGCTTCCGTGAAATGGCGCACCGTGGTGAACTTCCTGGCATCACCAAGGCATCTTGGTAA
- the rpsH gene encoding 30S ribosomal protein S8, translating to MTMTDPIADMLTRLRNANSAYHDSVSMPSSSVKARIAAILQAEGYIASHRIEDAENGVGKNLILELKFGANRERSIAGLRRVSKPGLRVYAKSTALPKVLGGLGVAIISTSSGLLTDKQANKQGVGGEVLAYVW from the coding sequence ATGACAATGACAGATCCGATCGCAGACATGTTGACTCGTCTGCGCAATGCGAACTCTGCCTACCATGATTCGGTTTCAATGCCGTCATCATCGGTTAAGGCGAGAATTGCAGCGATCCTTCAAGCTGAGGGATATATCGCTTCACATCGCATTGAAGATGCAGAAAATGGAGTGGGCAAAAACCTCATTCTTGAACTTAAGTTTGGTGCAAACCGTGAGCGTTCAATCGCTGGTCTGCGTCGAGTAAGCAAGCCAGGGCTTCGCGTTTACGCAAAGTCAACAGCTCTACCAAAAGTACTTGGTGGACTTGGCGTTGCAATCATTTCAACTTCATCTGGATTGCTTACTGATAAGCAAGCCAATAAGCAGGGCGTAGGCGGAGAAGTTCTCGCCTATGTATGGTGA
- the rplF gene encoding 50S ribosomal protein L6 codes for MSRIGRMPITVPSGVEVTIAGQNVAVKGPKGSLALNVAEPIQVSHAEGVITVARPNEERITRSLHGLSRTLVANMVEGVTNGYTLTIEIVGVGYRVAEKGKNLEFQLGYSHNIDFPAPEGITFKVESPTKFHISGIDKQLVGEVAAKVKKLRKADPYKGKGLRLAGEIVRRKQGKTGKK; via the coding sequence ATGTCACGTATTGGTCGCATGCCTATCACCGTCCCAAGCGGCGTTGAAGTAACAATCGCTGGACAGAACGTTGCAGTTAAGGGACCTAAGGGTTCACTTGCACTCAACGTTGCTGAGCCAATTCAAGTTTCACATGCAGAAGGTGTAATCACAGTTGCACGTCCAAACGAAGAGCGCATCACTCGTTCTCTTCACGGCCTATCTCGCACACTTGTTGCGAACATGGTTGAAGGCGTAACAAATGGCTACACACTTACAATCGAAATCGTTGGTGTTGGTTACCGCGTTGCTGAAAAGGGTAAGAACCTAGAGTTCCAACTTGGTTACAGCCACAACATCGATTTCCCAGCACCTGAAGGAATCACCTTCAAGGTTGAGTCACCAACTAAGTTCCATATCTCTGGAATTGATAAGCAGTTGGTTGGCGAAGTTGCTGCCAAGGTTAAGAAGCTTCGTAAGGCTGATCCTTATAAAGGTAAGGGCTTACGTCTGGCCGGGGAAATCGTTCGCCGCAAGCAAGGAAAGACGGGTAAGAAGTAA
- the rplR gene encoding 50S ribosomal protein L18, translating to MAIGVKVRKGSATNARARRAFRVRKKVSGTAQRPRLVVSRSSRHLFVQVINDELGKTIAYASTMEANFRTDKADKSAKAKAIGALIASRAKDAGVSTVVFDRAGNKYHGRIAAVADSARENGLEF from the coding sequence ATGGCTATTGGTGTAAAGGTCCGCAAAGGTTCGGCTACAAATGCCCGTGCCCGTCGTGCTTTCCGTGTTCGCAAGAAAGTTTCTGGAACAGCGCAACGTCCACGCTTAGTCGTTTCACGATCATCACGTCACTTGTTCGTGCAGGTTATTAACGATGAACTAGGTAAGACAATTGCCTACGCTTCAACAATGGAAGCAAATTTCCGTACAGATAAAGCAGACAAGAGTGCAAAGGCAAAGGCAATTGGTGCGTTGATCGCATCACGTGCAAAAGATGCTGGCGTTTCAACTGTCGTCTTTGACCGTGCTGGTAATAAGTATCACGGTCGCATTGCAGCAGTTGCTGACAGTGCGCGCGAGAATGGATTGGAGTTCTAA
- the rpsE gene encoding 30S ribosomal protein S5, protein MAETTTQAPAAAGNERGNSGKGRGERRERRDDREKEKNPFMERVVFINRVSKVVKGGRRFSFTALVVVGDGNGQVGIGYGKSKEVPAAIAKAVEEAKKSFFTVPRVQGTVPHPVQGETAAGVVLLRPASPGTGVIAGGPVRAVLECAGITDVLTKSLGSNNAINMVHATVAALKMLESPAQIAARRGRPLEDVAPAAIIRALQTTVGA, encoded by the coding sequence ATGGCTGAGACAACTACTCAAGCTCCTGCAGCAGCAGGTAACGAGCGTGGTAATTCAGGCAAAGGTCGCGGTGAACGCCGCGAACGCCGCGATGATCGCGAAAAAGAAAAGAACCCATTCATGGAGCGCGTTGTGTTCATCAACCGCGTATCTAAAGTTGTTAAGGGTGGACGTCGTTTCTCATTCACTGCTCTAGTTGTTGTCGGTGACGGCAATGGTCAGGTCGGTATTGGTTACGGAAAGTCTAAGGAAGTTCCAGCAGCGATTGCTAAGGCAGTAGAAGAAGCAAAGAAATCTTTCTTCACTGTTCCACGCGTTCAAGGAACTGTTCCTCACCCAGTACAAGGTGAAACAGCAGCTGGCGTAGTTCTACTTCGCCCAGCTAGCCCAGGTACCGGAGTTATTGCCGGTGGCCCAGTGCGTGCAGTACTTGAGTGCGCAGGCATCACAGATGTATTGACCAAGTCTCTTGGATCTAACAATGCAATCAACATGGTTCACGCAACCGTTGCTGCATTGAAGATGCTTGAAAGCCCAGCACAAATTGCTGCGCGTCGTGGTCGTCCACTAGAAGATGTTGCACCTGCAGCAATTATCCGCGCATTACAGACAACGGTAGGTGCATAA
- the rpmD gene encoding 50S ribosomal protein L30: MPRLKVTQIRSKVGNKPELRDTLRSLGLKRINDVVVKEDRPEIRGMVHAVRHMITVEEVE; this comes from the coding sequence ATGCCTCGCTTAAAAGTAACTCAGATTCGTTCGAAGGTTGGCAATAAGCCAGAGCTTCGCGACACACTTCGTTCATTGGGCTTAAAGCGCATCAACGATGTTGTTGTTAAAGAAGATCGTCCAGAAATTCGAGGAATGGTTCACGCCGTTCGTCACATGATTACAGTTGAGGAGGTTGAATAA
- the rplO gene encoding 50S ribosomal protein L15, with the protein MTLKLHHLRPAPGAKKAKTRKGRGEASKGKTAGRGGKGTRARNTVRAGFEGGQLPLVMRLPKLRGFKNPARIEYQAVNVSTINALFPKGGDVTVADLIAKGAVRDSLPVKVLGNGEIDVKVTVTAHAFSSSAVDKITAAGGKTNVL; encoded by the coding sequence ATGACGCTAAAACTTCATCATCTACGTCCAGCTCCTGGTGCTAAGAAAGCTAAGACTCGTAAGGGTCGCGGTGAAGCATCAAAGGGTAAGACGGCCGGTCGTGGTGGCAAGGGAACTCGTGCTCGTAACACAGTTCGCGCAGGTTTCGAAGGTGGTCAGCTACCTCTCGTAATGCGTTTGCCAAAGCTACGTGGTTTCAAGAACCCAGCTCGCATCGAATACCAGGCAGTCAATGTTTCAACTATTAACGCGCTTTTCCCTAAGGGTGGAGACGTAACAGTTGCAGACTTGATCGCTAAAGGTGCAGTTCGCGACAGCCTTCCAGTTAAGGTTCTCGGCAATGGCGAAATCGATGTCAAGGTGACAGTGACCGCACATGCATTTTCATCATCAGCAGTCGACAAGATCACTGCTGCTGGCGGAAAGACCAACGTTCTTTAA